A stretch of DNA from bacterium:
TATGGGATAACCTGCTCCGTCATTCCGGGCCGATCAATAGTCCCTTCCTTATCCTTCCTCCCCCTTGAGGGGGGAGGATCCGCCGTCGCTCAAGCTATGGCGGGACAAGTCAGAGGTGGGGGTGAAAGTGATTTTTGAGGGGGGAGGATCAGATGTAATTGCTCAGTCCTGAAAGCAGGATGACAGGCAGGTTCGGATCAACAGATGCGCGGCAGCATTTCACCTGACAGCTTATCCACCAGCCTCGTTCCCCCCATGAGGGTATTCAAAACCACCTTTCCGGGCCTTTCCCCGGTGACGGTGCCGATGAGGACCGCGTCAGAGCCGTATGGGTGGTTCTGCATGATCCTCAGGGCCTCCTCGTGGGCCTTCTCGGCCGCCACGACGACGAGTTTGCCCTCGTTGGCAAGGTAAAGGGGGTCGTAGCCCAGAAGTTCGCAGGCGCCCCTCACGGTGTCCCTGACGGGAATAGCCGACTCCTGGATCGCGATCCCCACCGAGGAGTGGGAGGCGATCTCCGAAAGGACCGTGGCAAGGCCTCCCCGGGTAGGGTCCCGAAGGACGTGGATATCAGACCCGAGGGAGGCGACGAGTTCCCCGATCATACCGTTTAACGGCGCGCTGTCGCTCACCACGGGGGTCGTCAGGTCGATCCCCTCCCGGGAGGAGGCCACGGCAATGCCGTGGTCGCCGATGGTTCCGGAGATGAGGACGCGGTCCCCCTCGGAGGCCTGGCCCCCGCCTATTTCCAGGTTACCCGGGATGACCCCGATCCCTGTGGTGTTGATAAAGAGCTTGTCGGCAGCGCCCCTGGGGACCACCTTCGTGTCGGCGGTGACGATGCGCACGCCGGCTTGGCCGGCGGCCCTGGCCATGGAGGCGGCGATACGCTCCAGATCGGCGATGGACAACCCCTCTTCCAGGACAAAACCGGCCGAAAGGGCAATGGGCCGTGCACCGGACATGGCCACGTCGTTAACGGTGCCGTGGACGGCCAGGCTCCCGATATCCCCTCCCGGAAAGAAGATGGGATCGATGACGTAGGTGTCGGTGCTTATGGAAAGGCGCCCCGGGGGCAGCTCGAGAACGGCCATATCGTTGAGCTCCAAAAGGGCGGGGTCTGTGAAGTGCTTCAGGAAGACCTTTTCGGTCAGTTCGGAACTCTTCTTCCCGCCGGCTCCGTGGGACAGGAGAATTATATTATCAGACAAATGGTTATCTCCTTGTTGTTTACAGTAGACGGTTTACGGTTCACAGTAAGACCTTGCATTAAGCTCATACTGTAAACCGTGAACCGTGAACTGTTAACTCAAATATTCCAGGGTTCAGCTGGAATATTTGTACCAGGCGGCACAGCTTCCCTCGCTTGACACCATGCACGAGCCCACGGGCGAATCGGGGGTGCAGGCCTTGCCGAACAGGGGACACCGGGGTGGGTCCATGAGGCCGCGCAGCACCTCGCCGCAGGCGCACCCTTTGGGCTCTGATCCCGCTTCCACAGAGTCGAGCCCGAACCTTCTGATTGCGTCATAGGCAGCGAACTCTTCACGAAAACCGAGTCCTGACGCGGGTATGGTGCCGAGGCCTCTCCAGGGAGCGTCCACGGGCTCGAAAACCTGGTCAAGGATCCCCATGGCCTTTACGTTGCCCCCATTGGAAACGGCCCTTCCGTATGCGTTTGCTACTTCATGTTTGTTCTCAGCAAGTTGATCGCAAATGTTTGATATACCAAGTAAAATATCAATCGGTTCAAACCCCGCGATGACGCAGGGTTTTTCATATCTGGCCGCAACCGGGCGGTAGGCATCCGCCCCCAGCATGACGCTGACGTGGCCCGGGCACAGGAACCCGTCTATGGCGATGTCCGGTGTTTCCAGGAGCGCGACCAGGGCCGGGGGGAGGAGCTTGAAGGCAGGGTATACGAACAGGTTCTTCAGTCCCGACTTCCTTGCTTTCAGGACAGTGGCGGCAATGGTTGGCGAGGTGGTTTCAAAACCCACACCCAGGAAAACAACAGACTTTTCGAAGTGTTTCCGGGCCCACATGACGGCGTCCAGCGGGGAGGTGGCAATGCGGACGTCGGCCCCGGAGGCCATTTCGGCCTCAAGACTGGTTTTTGTTCCGGGCACGCGGATCATGTCCCCGAAGGTGGCCACCAGGGTGTCTGTCCCGTCCGGCGGAGAAGCGAGGGCGATCATCCGGTCCATGTCGGACATGGCGGTGACGCAAACGGGGCACCCGGGACCTGAAACGAGCCTGACGTTCTCGGGGAGAAGCGATTTTATCCCGGCGCGGAAGATGGAGACCGTGTGGCTGCCGCAGATCTCCATGATCCTGATCTCGCGGTCGATCCTCCCGGCGGAGCCGTGGATCTTCTCGAGCAGCGCCTTCGCGACCCTGGGATCGCGGTATTCGTCAAGATATTTCATGGTGACTGTAATATCGCAAAAGGTCCTGGTGGGACTTTTGCTCTACGGATAGGGAAAAGCGCGGTTTTCCCTATCCTCACGGATCGAGCTTGCGGCCCTCGACTCTCGATCCGGGCGCCTTTCCCAGGCGCGGCTGTGAAGATCATCTCATTATCGCAAAAGGTCCTGGCGGGACTTTCCGCTCCTTGGAAATCGAAAAGTGTCATTTTCACTTTCCTCTATCCTCCGTGAGGTTCACACCCATGTACTCTTCGAACAGCTTGAGGGTCTCCAGTGCGTCGTCCTCGTCCAGTTTGTTGATGATAAACCCGGCGTGGACGAGAACATAATCCCCCACCTGGATATCCGGCACGAGGTCGGCGCTGGCGTGCTTTGTGGTGCCGCCCACCTCCACGGTAGCTACATTGAGCTCTTCGTCGATGACCGTTACCTTGCCCGGTACCGCGATGCACATCTTCAGATCTCCCCTTCCCTGCGGGCGTGCATGGCGCAAACAGCCTGCCCCAGGGAAATGCCGCCATCGTTTGTAGGGACCTGGCGGTGGAAAAGAGGTTTAAGGGATCGTTTTTCAAACTCCGCTGCCAGGCGGACGCAGAAGATCTCGTTCTGAAAAACGCCGCCTCCAAGAGGGATGACCGGCTCGAGGCCCTCCTCCCCCTTCATGACGGCGGCCACTGCATCGGCCATGGAGGCGGCAAGGGTACCGTGAAAACAGCCGCCGACCGAAGCTGCAGAGCCACCCTGACGAAGGATCTCCACCGCTGCGCAAAAAGCCGGGCCGGGATCGATAACCAGGGCACCGTTGCCATCCTCATCCATGGAGTACGGAAGAATATCGGTAACCCCCTCGTCCGTCAACATCTCCAGTTCGATGGCGGCCTGACCCTCGTACCTGGACCGGATGCAGGTTCCGGTCAGGGCCGAAAAAGCATCGAAAAGCCTGCCGGCGCTGGAGGTTGCGATCCCGTGACTGCGTCTGGAACACATGGAGACGATAGTCTCCAGCTCATTTCCCGGCACCGATGGGAAAAATTCGGCGGCCGCTTGAATGGCTTCGGTTTCCCCCATGGTCTCGACCATCCAGGAAACGGCCATGCGCCACGGCTGGTCGATCGCTTTTTCGCCCCCCGGCATCCACACCGGTTTCAGGTATCCTTTCCGTTCCATTCTGTGCCCATCGACACGCAGGATCTCACCTCCCCAAACCGTACCGTCGGTACCGTAACCGGTGCCGTCGAGGGACAGGCCCAGGACAGGCCCTGTTTTGCCTGCTTCGGCCTGGCAGCTGAGAATATGGGCGTGATGGTGCTGCACGGCGACGACGGGAAGATCCTCCGGCCATGGGACTCCCATGGGAAATTCGGCAAGGGATGTGGTCATGAAGTCGGGGTGCAGGTCCCTTGCGACCGCCGCAGGGGTGACCTGGAGGATGTCCATGAGATGGGAGACGACCTCCAGGAGGAAATCCAGAGTTTCGAGGTTCTTGAGATCACCCAGGTGCTGGCCGATGAAGGCCCTGTTGCCGCGCGTGAGGCACACTGTCCCCTTCAGTTCGGGACCGAGGGCGAGGACAGGATCGGTCTCGAAGGGCAGGAACACGGGTGAAGGGACGAAACCCCTGGCCCGCCTGAGGACCACCGGTCCTGAATCGGGGTTGACCGGGTCGAGCCGGACGATGGAATCGTCGCAGCGAAGGAGAATATCCCTGTCGTGGGTCAGCCAGGCGTCCGCAATGCCGTGCAGTCTCCCCATAGCCTCCTGATTGTCCGAGCAGAGCGGCTCTTCCGTGATGTTGGCGCTGGTCATCACGAGAAACTCAAATTCCTCCATGAGGAGGTGGTGCATGGGCGTGTAGGGCAGCATGAGGCCGAAATACCGGCTTTTGGGGGCCACGGCAGGGGAGATCGCCGCTTCAGGGCTCTGACGCCGCCTGAGGAGAGCTATGGGGCTCTCCGTGCTGGTGAGGATCTTCCTGGCGTGGTCATCGAGACGGCACAGCTTTTCTGCTGCGGCCAGGTCACGGACCATGAGGGCAAGCGGTTTTTCCTCACGCCCTTTCTTCTCCCTCAGCCTTTCGACTGCGTAAGAAGAAAGGGCGTCCACCGCCAGGTGAAAACCACCGAGACCTTTAATGGCCACGATCTTCCCCTTCTTGAGCAGTTCAAGAGATTCCGCAAGGGAATCCAGCCTTGCGCTTGTCCCGTTGTTGTGGACAAGCGCAAGGGAAGGACCACAGTCCGCGCAGGCGTTGGGCTGGGCGTGGAACCTCCTGTCGGCCGGGTCATCATACTCCCTCTGGCAGGACGAGCACATGGTGAAGCTAGCCATGGAGGTATTTGGCCTGTCGTAGGGCACCTTTTTAATGATGGTATAACGCGGTCCGCAGTTGGTGCAGTTGATAAAGGGGTATCTGTATCGGCGGTCAGCCGGGGTCAGCAGTTCCCTGACGCAGTCGGGGCACGTTGCCGTGTCGGGGGATACGAGGACTCTTGGATCAGCGCCCGCGAGGCTGTGTCGGATGGTGAAATCCTCGTAACCGATCGGTTTTTCTTTTTCAGACTTTATGGAGGTTATCCGGGCAAGCGGAGGAGGGTCATTTTCAAGGCGGGAAAGAAAGGTTTCCAGATCATCTTTCCCGCCCTCGATCTGAATGACGACACCGTCGGAGGTGTTGCTGACCCAGCCGTAAAGGGAGCACTCCGTGGCCAGGCG
This window harbors:
- a CDS encoding HypC/HybG/HupF family hydrogenase formation chaperone; the encoded protein is MCIAVPGKVTVIDEELNVATVEVGGTTKHASADLVPDIQVGDYVLVHAGFIINKLDEDDALETLKLFEEYMGVNLTEDRGK
- the hypF gene encoding carbamoyltransferase HypF, yielding MAERYRITVEGIVQGVGFRPFVYRLATECSLYGWVSNTSDGVVIQIEGGKDDLETFLSRLENDPPPLARITSIKSEKEKPIGYEDFTIRHSLAGADPRVLVSPDTATCPDCVRELLTPADRRYRYPFINCTNCGPRYTIIKKVPYDRPNTSMASFTMCSSCQREYDDPADRRFHAQPNACADCGPSLALVHNNGTSARLDSLAESLELLKKGKIVAIKGLGGFHLAVDALSSYAVERLREKKGREEKPLALMVRDLAAAEKLCRLDDHARKILTSTESPIALLRRRQSPEAAISPAVAPKSRYFGLMLPYTPMHHLLMEEFEFLVMTSANITEEPLCSDNQEAMGRLHGIADAWLTHDRDILLRCDDSIVRLDPVNPDSGPVVLRRARGFVPSPVFLPFETDPVLALGPELKGTVCLTRGNRAFIGQHLGDLKNLETLDFLLEVVSHLMDILQVTPAAVARDLHPDFMTTSLAEFPMGVPWPEDLPVVAVQHHHAHILSCQAEAGKTGPVLGLSLDGTGYGTDGTVWGGEILRVDGHRMERKGYLKPVWMPGGEKAIDQPWRMAVSWMVETMGETEAIQAAAEFFPSVPGNELETIVSMCSRRSHGIATSSAGRLFDAFSALTGTCIRSRYEGQAAIELEMLTDEGVTDILPYSMDEDGNGALVIDPGPAFCAAVEILRQGGSAASVGGCFHGTLAASMADAVAAVMKGEEGLEPVIPLGGGVFQNEIFCVRLAAEFEKRSLKPLFHRQVPTNDGGISLGQAVCAMHARREGEI
- the hypE gene encoding hydrogenase expression/formation protein HypE; this translates as MSDNIILLSHGAGGKKSSELTEKVFLKHFTDPALLELNDMAVLELPPGRLSISTDTYVIDPIFFPGGDIGSLAVHGTVNDVAMSGARPIALSAGFVLEEGLSIADLERIAASMARAAGQAGVRIVTADTKVVPRGAADKLFINTTGIGVIPGNLEIGGGQASEGDRVLISGTIGDHGIAVASSREGIDLTTPVVSDSAPLNGMIGELVASLGSDIHVLRDPTRGGLATVLSEIASHSSVGIAIQESAIPVRDTVRGACELLGYDPLYLANEGKLVVVAAEKAHEEALRIMQNHPYGSDAVLIGTVTGERPGKVVLNTLMGGTRLVDKLSGEMLPRIC
- the hypD gene encoding hydrogenase formation protein HypD; protein product: MKYLDEYRDPRVAKALLEKIHGSAGRIDREIRIMEICGSHTVSIFRAGIKSLLPENVRLVSGPGCPVCVTAMSDMDRMIALASPPDGTDTLVATFGDMIRVPGTKTSLEAEMASGADVRIATSPLDAVMWARKHFEKSVVFLGVGFETTSPTIAATVLKARKSGLKNLFVYPAFKLLPPALVALLETPDIAIDGFLCPGHVSVMLGADAYRPVAARYEKPCVIAGFEPIDILLGISNICDQLAENKHEVANAYGRAVSNGGNVKAMGILDQVFEPVDAPWRGLGTIPASGLGFREEFAAYDAIRRFGLDSVEAGSEPKGCACGEVLRGLMDPPRCPLFGKACTPDSPVGSCMVSSEGSCAAWYKYSS